A single window of Sneathiella limimaris DNA harbors:
- the fdxA gene encoding ferredoxin FdxA, with product MTYVVTENCIKCKFMDCVEVCPVDCFYEGENMLVIHPDECIDCGVCEPECPAEAIVPDTEDVGENFLELNREYSEKWPNITQKGNPPEDAEDWNGKEGKLSEFSSNPGEG from the coding sequence ATGACCTACGTCGTTACCGAAAATTGCATCAAATGCAAGTTCATGGACTGCGTGGAGGTCTGCCCTGTAGACTGTTTCTACGAGGGTGAGAACATGCTGGTTATTCATCCTGACGAATGTATTGATTGTGGTGTGTGTGAGCCGGAATGCCCTGCCGAAGCCATCGTCCCTGATACCGAAGATGTGGGGGAAAATTTCCTCGAACTGAACCGGGAATATTCAGAAAAATGGCCAAACATCACCCAGAAAGGCAATCCGCCTGAGGATGCTGAGGACTGGAACGGTAAGGAAGGTAAACTTTCTGAGTTCAGCTCAAATCCCGGCGAAGGCTGA
- a CDS encoding CarD family transcriptional regulator, with translation MSKELEFSPQEHVVYPTHGVGQVVSIEEQEISGMSLKLYVVDFMHEKMTLRVPIAKAKSVGMRALSSPKKMKTALDTLKGKARIKRTMWSRRAQEYEAKINSGDPIQIAEVVRDLHRNEDQPDQSYSERQIYEAALERLSRELAVVEKIEDDAATEKLQKVLKAA, from the coding sequence ATGTCTAAAGAGTTGGAATTCTCACCACAAGAACATGTCGTTTATCCAACACATGGTGTGGGTCAGGTTGTCAGCATCGAGGAACAGGAAATTTCAGGAATGAGCCTGAAACTGTACGTTGTTGACTTTATGCACGAAAAAATGACTCTTCGGGTTCCCATTGCCAAAGCCAAAAGCGTTGGAATGCGGGCTCTGTCTTCTCCAAAGAAAATGAAAACTGCCCTCGACACGCTGAAAGGGAAAGCCCGCATCAAACGGACGATGTGGAGTCGGAGAGCACAGGAATATGAAGCCAAGATCAACTCTGGCGACCCAATCCAGATTGCGGAGGTTGTTCGTGACCTGCACCGCAACGAGGACCAGCCGGACCAGTCCTACAGTGAACGGCAGATTTATGAAGCCGCACTGGAACGCCTGTCCCGCGAATTGGCAGTTGTCGAGAAGATTGAAGATGATGCAGCAACAGAAAAGCTGCAGAAGGTTCTGAAAGCGGCTTAA
- a CDS encoding M48 family metalloprotease has protein sequence MSIKSLIGGLGIGLALVLQPVTGSARDGDQIADLFDIFEPSDEQAIGKQQHGRILQQYGGEYKKEGLNEYVLDIVLRIVAVTEKRNEPWNVTVLNSPMVNAFALPGGYVYVTRGLLAMANNEAEVAGVLAHEVGHVIARHGVERQSRATGMGLLGAIAGILTQSADVARLGQTVGGLFLADYSRDQEYEADSLGVKYLGLAGYPREAMADFLLRLEAHSKYSAKLAGKEGSSGQYDFFATHPQTEDRVDRARALAKQQADELQRSYGTKRYLENIDQMLFGDDIREGVIRGRDFLHPDLRLTFKAPKGFQLINSTRAVFAKDRSGNQMIFDMDPRGLQGLSPGQYMSRMWLSKVKHAPPQSILVGGAQGARTHFIVSNNNRKTYITAVVVNFGYEKVARFIYKSRTRTQELEDRYAESYFSFRPLGYEEASKIKPVGLEIRTARSGEDLEDLMDGMVEAKYPEDLFLLLNPAFKNREIKSGQKYKLPVIMDNAD, from the coding sequence ATGTCTATAAAGTCCCTGATCGGGGGGCTTGGTATCGGCCTTGCCTTGGTTCTGCAGCCCGTCACCGGTTCAGCCCGGGATGGAGACCAGATTGCAGATCTGTTTGATATTTTTGAGCCCTCTGACGAGCAGGCGATTGGCAAACAGCAACATGGCAGGATCCTTCAGCAATATGGCGGTGAGTATAAGAAAGAGGGGCTGAACGAATATGTCCTGGATATCGTGCTCCGCATCGTCGCGGTCACCGAAAAGCGGAATGAGCCCTGGAATGTGACTGTGTTGAACAGCCCGATGGTGAACGCCTTTGCCCTGCCGGGCGGGTACGTATATGTCACGCGTGGCTTGCTGGCCATGGCGAATAATGAGGCGGAGGTCGCCGGTGTGCTGGCCCATGAAGTTGGCCATGTGATTGCCCGCCATGGGGTGGAGCGTCAATCCCGGGCCACCGGGATGGGGCTGCTGGGTGCCATCGCCGGGATCCTGACCCAAAGTGCAGACGTAGCCCGGCTGGGGCAAACTGTTGGTGGTTTGTTTCTTGCGGATTATAGCCGGGATCAGGAATATGAGGCCGACAGCCTTGGGGTGAAATATTTGGGGCTTGCCGGATATCCGCGCGAGGCCATGGCGGATTTTCTCCTCCGTCTGGAAGCTCATTCCAAATATTCAGCAAAGCTTGCAGGCAAGGAAGGATCCTCAGGTCAGTATGACTTTTTTGCGACCCATCCGCAAACCGAGGACCGGGTTGACCGGGCAAGAGCTCTGGCGAAGCAGCAGGCGGATGAACTTCAGCGGAGTTATGGGACCAAGCGATATCTGGAAAATATCGATCAGATGCTGTTTGGAGATGACATTCGTGAGGGTGTGATCCGGGGGCGTGATTTCCTCCACCCAGATTTGCGCTTAACCTTTAAGGCGCCAAAAGGCTTTCAGCTGATCAATTCCACGCGCGCCGTTTTCGCCAAAGATAGAAGCGGTAATCAGATGATCTTTGATATGGATCCGCGGGGTCTGCAGGGGCTAAGCCCTGGGCAGTATATGTCCCGCATGTGGCTTTCCAAGGTCAAGCATGCCCCGCCGCAAAGCATTTTGGTTGGCGGCGCGCAAGGTGCACGCACCCATTTTATTGTGAGCAATAACAACCGGAAAACTTATATCACGGCAGTTGTGGTTAATTTCGGCTATGAGAAAGTCGCGCGATTTATCTATAAATCCCGAACCCGGACACAGGAGCTTGAGGATCGCTATGCAGAGAGCTATTTCAGCTTTCGGCCCCTCGGCTATGAAGAAGCCTCGAAGATCAAGCCAGTGGGTCTGGAAATTCGGACCGCGCGATCAGGAGAGGATCTTGAGGATTTGATGGATGGAATGGTGGAAGCTAAATATCCAGAAGATCTGTTCCTGCTGCTTAATCCAGCCTTTAAAAACCGCGAGATCAAATCAGGGCAGAAATATAAGCTGCCCGTGATTATGGATAATGCAGATTAA
- a CDS encoding thermonuclease family protein — protein sequence MMLRIGLLCIFLVSSFSPKAAEILDFSAMVRGYVPLKDGQRLLLEDLILFPELLRPEDWNDAQFTVSPYKTGLYPASQDRYGNSIVRLELVKYGWLQRHLIQSGAAILSGYRPYEPEAYDQLKAAEADARNSRRGVWGRKEGLILQAAAIEGVQVNHAFHIVEGKVISAKVTTKGTFLNFGTDWKRDFSVLISPKNRGKFRKSGWKETELVNKWIRVRGQLRSYNGPFMEIQFPEQLEILEENQKAAGKS from the coding sequence ATGATGCTGCGGATCGGACTGTTGTGTATCTTTTTGGTGTCATCATTTTCGCCAAAGGCAGCAGAAATCCTCGATTTTTCCGCTATGGTCAGAGGATATGTCCCGCTTAAAGATGGGCAACGGCTTCTTCTTGAAGACCTTATTCTTTTCCCCGAGTTACTCCGCCCAGAAGACTGGAATGACGCCCAGTTTACGGTATCTCCCTACAAAACAGGTTTGTATCCAGCATCACAGGACCGATACGGAAATTCAATTGTCCGTCTGGAACTTGTAAAATACGGATGGCTGCAGCGACATCTGATTCAGTCTGGTGCGGCCATATTAAGTGGCTACCGCCCTTACGAGCCAGAAGCCTATGACCAGCTGAAAGCCGCGGAGGCTGACGCGCGGAACTCTAGACGCGGCGTATGGGGACGGAAGGAGGGGCTGATATTACAGGCTGCGGCGATTGAAGGGGTGCAGGTTAATCACGCATTCCACATTGTCGAAGGCAAGGTTATCAGTGCTAAAGTGACGACAAAGGGGACATTCCTAAACTTCGGAACCGACTGGAAAAGGGACTTCTCAGTCCTAATTTCGCCCAAAAACAGGGGTAAATTTCGAAAATCGGGGTGGAAAGAAACAGAGTTAGTGAATAAATGGATAAGGGTACGAGGGCAGCTCAGGTCTTATAACGGACCCTTTATGGAAATTCAATTTCCGGAGCAGCTGGAAATCCTGGAAGAGAATCAGAAAGCGGCGGGAAAGAGTTGA
- a CDS encoding phosphoadenylyl-sulfate reductase, with protein MSTTQSHKSTEALAAHLRGAYGHLDGAALLDALIHSEMGGKMMMTSSFGAEAVVLLDLVASVDPSIPVIFLDTRRLFGETLRYQRQITELLGLEDVRIIRPDSGDLENLDPDDMLFTRDSDKCCEIRKVLPLQQAMDTLEAAGFQGWITGRKRFQNAHRQSLDVIEAADNFIKINPLAHWRDSDVKNVFLSKNLPPHPLVAEGFKSIGCMPCTVRTAEGEDARSGRWAGQDKTECGIHLMSRASSTPLN; from the coding sequence ATGTCTACCACTCAATCACATAAGTCGACCGAAGCCCTGGCGGCCCACCTTCGTGGCGCCTACGGCCATCTGGATGGCGCAGCTCTGCTGGACGCCCTTATTCACAGTGAAATGGGCGGCAAGATGATGATGACATCCTCTTTCGGCGCAGAAGCGGTTGTCCTTCTGGATCTGGTGGCGAGCGTCGATCCATCCATCCCGGTTATCTTTCTGGATACCCGGCGCCTGTTCGGTGAAACATTGCGCTATCAACGTCAAATTACGGAACTTCTGGGACTTGAGGATGTGCGGATCATTCGCCCTGACAGCGGAGATCTGGAGAACCTGGATCCAGATGACATGCTGTTTACTCGCGATTCCGATAAATGCTGCGAAATCCGCAAGGTTCTGCCCCTTCAGCAGGCAATGGACACATTAGAAGCTGCCGGTTTTCAGGGTTGGATTACAGGTCGGAAACGCTTTCAGAACGCCCATCGACAAAGCCTGGATGTGATTGAGGCAGCTGATAATTTCATCAAGATCAATCCCCTTGCTCATTGGCGGGATTCAGATGTGAAAAATGTCTTCCTGTCCAAGAACCTGCCCCCGCATCCGCTTGTGGCAGAGGGCTTCAAATCCATCGGCTGCATGCCCTGCACCGTCAGAACAGCAGAGGGTGAGGATGCCCGTAGTGGTCGCTGGGCCGGTCAGGACAAAACTGAGTGTGGTATTCACCTGATGTCCCGGGCATCATCAACGCCCCTTAATTAA
- a CDS encoding DUF2849 domain-containing protein translates to MALQVYSGSLLKEGLVAFLCLDDEGISWTTDLNKATAVEDDGLDALKEAAEKSERDNIIIAPYAVEVSRTETGLEPVENRERIRAYGPTIRLPQSAKSAPTSSGSRVAA, encoded by the coding sequence ATGGCATTGCAGGTTTATTCAGGATCTTTACTCAAAGAAGGTCTGGTTGCCTTTCTCTGTCTCGATGACGAAGGCATTAGCTGGACGACCGATCTGAACAAGGCAACAGCTGTTGAAGATGACGGCCTTGACGCTTTGAAGGAAGCAGCAGAAAAGTCCGAACGGGACAATATCATCATTGCCCCTTATGCGGTGGAGGTTTCGCGTACCGAAACAGGACTGGAGCCCGTCGAAAACCGGGAGCGGATCCGTGCATACGGCCCAACCATTCGACTGCCACAATCTGCTAAATCAGCTCCCACCTCATCTGGAAGCCGCGTCGCAGCGTAA
- a CDS encoding nitrite/sulfite reductase, whose product MYQYSQADHQLLQERVAQFRDQVQRRLNGDLSEDEFKQQRLRNGLYLQIHAYMLRVAVPYGLMSSEQMRTLAHIARKYDRGYGHFSTRQNIQYNWPKLEDVPQILDDLAKVEMHAIQTSGNCIRNTTSDPLAGVARDEIADPRPYCELIRQWSTFHPEFNFLPRKFKIAVSGAINDRAAVAVHDIGLRLVKNDAGELGLEVYVGGGLGRTPMIGKLIRKFLPTHDMLTYLEAILRVYNQLGRRDNLYKARIKILVHETGEEKFRELVEAEWNEIKKTGLALTDADIEAIQAHFKDPDYETLSDFDEDFDAHLLANAEFAKWAEKNVELHKKDGYRVVYLSLKSRNQPAGDVTADQMDAIADLADKYSLSAIRSTHRQNLVLSDVKLKDLYELWQELKALDLATPNYNHLTDLISCPGMDYCSLATARSIPIAQALTERFDSYDYINDLGDISLNISGCINACGHHHVANIGILGVNKKGVEVYQLTLGGSARDDASIGKIIGPAFTADEIVDAVATVLDVYLDQREDEEEGFLTTYRRIGQEPFKEKLYG is encoded by the coding sequence ATGTATCAATATTCCCAGGCGGATCACCAGCTCCTGCAGGAGCGGGTTGCCCAATTCCGTGACCAGGTTCAACGCCGTCTAAATGGCGATCTCAGCGAAGATGAGTTCAAACAACAGCGTCTTCGCAATGGCCTTTATCTTCAGATCCATGCCTATATGCTGCGCGTTGCCGTACCATACGGCCTGATGTCTTCTGAACAGATGCGGACCCTCGCCCACATTGCCCGTAAATATGACCGTGGCTACGGTCATTTCAGTACCCGCCAGAATATTCAGTATAACTGGCCAAAACTGGAAGATGTCCCGCAGATCCTCGACGATTTGGCGAAAGTGGAAATGCACGCCATCCAGACCAGTGGCAACTGTATCCGGAATACAACTTCCGATCCACTGGCCGGTGTTGCCAGGGACGAGATTGCGGACCCTCGCCCTTATTGCGAGCTGATCCGTCAATGGTCCACATTCCATCCGGAGTTCAACTTCCTGCCGCGGAAATTCAAAATCGCCGTTAGCGGTGCTATCAATGACCGGGCGGCTGTTGCGGTGCATGACATTGGCCTGCGCCTTGTTAAAAACGACGCCGGTGAGTTGGGTCTTGAAGTTTACGTGGGCGGCGGTCTTGGCCGAACACCAATGATCGGCAAGCTGATCCGTAAATTCCTACCAACTCACGACATGCTGACCTATCTGGAAGCAATCCTGCGGGTTTATAACCAGCTGGGTCGTCGCGATAACCTCTATAAGGCACGGATCAAGATCCTGGTTCATGAAACCGGCGAAGAGAAATTCCGCGAACTGGTGGAAGCCGAATGGAATGAGATCAAGAAAACAGGTCTCGCGCTGACCGATGCGGATATAGAAGCCATTCAGGCTCACTTCAAGGATCCTGATTACGAGACCTTGAGTGACTTTGATGAAGACTTTGATGCGCATCTGCTGGCCAATGCAGAGTTTGCCAAATGGGCAGAGAAAAATGTGGAGCTGCACAAAAAAGATGGCTACCGCGTTGTTTATCTGTCCCTCAAAAGCCGGAACCAGCCTGCTGGTGACGTGACGGCGGACCAGATGGATGCCATTGCAGATCTTGCAGACAAATATTCCCTAAGCGCGATCCGCTCAACCCATCGGCAGAACCTTGTTCTTTCCGACGTGAAGCTAAAGGATCTTTATGAGCTTTGGCAGGAGCTGAAAGCTCTGGATCTGGCGACACCAAACTATAATCACCTGACCGACCTGATTTCCTGCCCCGGCATGGATTACTGCTCGCTGGCAACTGCGCGGTCAATCCCGATTGCCCAGGCCCTGACAGAGCGGTTCGACAGCTACGATTACATCAATGATCTTGGCGATATCAGCCTAAACATTTCCGGCTGCATCAACGCCTGCGGTCATCACCATGTGGCTAATATCGGTATCCTCGGTGTGAACAAAAAAGGGGTTGAGGTTTACCAGCTCACCCTGGGCGGTAGTGCGCGGGATGATGCCTCTATCGGCAAAATCATCGGACCGGCCTTTACCGCGGATGAAATTGTGGATGCGGTGGCAACCGTTCTTGATGTGTATCTGGACCAACGCGAAGACGAGGAAGAAGGCTTCCTGACCACTTATCGGCGGATCGGCCAGGAGCCGTTCAAGGAGAAACTTTATGGGTAA
- a CDS encoding DUF934 domain-containing protein yields the protein MGNYIKDRKPAEDSWVPYTGLEDVDNLPSGDIYIPFEEWQTHRDAFLKRNSRVGLILENTDDVFALKDDLDRLDLIVLQFPKMADGRAFTQARLLRERLGYKGEIRATGDVLQDQVFYMQRCGFNSFELRDDQDIPSVLAAFDEMTVTYQPAADEALPIWKR from the coding sequence ATGGGTAACTACATCAAGGATCGCAAACCCGCAGAAGATAGCTGGGTTCCCTATACGGGCCTTGAGGACGTGGACAACCTGCCAAGCGGGGATATCTATATCCCCTTCGAAGAATGGCAAACCCATCGGGACGCGTTTTTAAAACGCAACAGCCGTGTCGGCCTTATTCTGGAGAACACAGACGATGTGTTTGCCCTGAAGGATGACCTGGACCGGCTGGATCTGATTGTCCTGCAATTTCCAAAAATGGCGGATGGCCGGGCCTTCACTCAGGCGCGCCTGCTTCGGGAACGGCTTGGCTATAAAGGGGAAATCCGGGCAACCGGTGATGTCCTGCAGGATCAGGTCTTTTACATGCAGCGCTGTGGTTTCAACTCATTTGAACTTCGCGATGATCAGGATATTCCGTCTGTCCTCGCCGCATTTGATGAAATGACAGTGACCTATCAACCCGCTGCGGATGAGGCTTTGCCGATCTGGAAACGGTAA
- a CDS encoding YHS domain-containing (seleno)protein: MNKVPQLIVICAAIFMFGATSFVLAGEMSGPYRTNFIGKAAEGYDVVSYFEEGKAVEGDSDFTHEWKGVKWYFSTAAHKDKFAAAPEKFAPQYGGYCAYAVSKGYTASVDPEAWTIVDGKLYLNYSKGVKDTWDKDRAGYIKSADENWPKVRKDL; the protein is encoded by the coding sequence ATGAACAAAGTGCCACAGTTGATTGTTATCTGCGCTGCGATTTTTATGTTTGGTGCGACGAGTTTTGTACTGGCTGGGGAGATGTCTGGCCCTTATCGCACAAACTTCATTGGTAAGGCGGCCGAGGGGTATGACGTCGTCTCCTATTTCGAGGAGGGCAAGGCGGTTGAGGGGGATAGCGATTTCACCCACGAATGGAAAGGGGTTAAATGGTATTTTTCGACGGCAGCCCACAAAGATAAATTTGCTGCGGCCCCTGAAAAATTCGCGCCGCAATATGGCGGCTACTGCGCCTATGCCGTCTCCAAAGGCTACACTGCCAGCGTTGATCCAGAAGCCTGGACGATTGTCGACGGTAAGCTGTATCTGAATTATTCCAAAGGGGTGAAAGATACCTGGGACAAGGACCGGGCTGGATATATCAAGTCGGCTGACGAGAATTGGCCCAAGGTTCGAAAGGACCTGTAA
- a CDS encoding rhomboid family intramembrane serine protease: MQEQDQDRDQEQPIFNVPPLTKYLVAVLIGIHILLQVTDRDTIVWIYETFAFDMTRLVMLLDGEGGNWGHLIFTLASHMFLHHDFMHLLINAFMLMAFGSMVERYYGVSTFISIFLLTGWMGAISEFVVSAESGGILYGASGAVFGMMGATLRLLLPKFGMQKIIGFAAVMMGLNLIIGLTPLAGLLTDGEASISWAAHLGGFVTGILLSLIFRPLYMVRR; this comes from the coding sequence GTGCAAGAGCAGGATCAGGATCGGGATCAGGAACAGCCAATATTTAATGTACCGCCGCTGACAAAATATCTGGTGGCGGTGCTGATCGGGATCCATATCCTGCTGCAGGTGACGGATCGGGATACCATTGTCTGGATCTATGAAACCTTCGCCTTTGATATGACCCGGCTGGTCATGCTGCTGGACGGTGAGGGGGGCAACTGGGGGCACCTGATCTTTACCCTGGCAAGCCATATGTTCCTGCATCACGACTTTATGCACCTGTTGATCAATGCGTTCATGTTGATGGCGTTCGGCTCGATGGTTGAGCGGTATTATGGCGTGAGCACCTTTATTTCTATCTTCTTGCTCACCGGCTGGATGGGAGCGATTTCAGAGTTTGTCGTCTCCGCAGAGAGTGGTGGGATCCTTTATGGGGCGTCCGGGGCCGTGTTTGGCATGATGGGGGCAACCTTGAGGCTACTGCTGCCAAAGTTTGGGATGCAGAAGATTATCGGTTTTGCAGCCGTGATGATGGGCCTCAACCTGATTATCGGGCTGACACCGCTTGCTGGATTGCTCACCGATGGGGAAGCAAGTATCTCCTGGGCTGCGCATTTGGGTGGGTTCGTGACCGGGATACTCCTCTCCCTCATTTTCCGTCCACTTTATATGGTCCGGCGCTGA
- a CDS encoding CaiB/BaiF CoA transferase family protein — translation MALSKQNKAVDGPLSGLLVVDTSQGIAGPYCASLLAQYGARVIKVDPPHGDWGRNVGRKYGTSSVYSVAFNRGKEGLMLDLKKPDDMDVLYQMVGEADIFLESSRPGVADKIGIGFEKLKSLKSDLIYLSVSGFGQKGAYSKRPCTDSAAQAYSGFMAGNVGVDGIAHKFDIPIIDILTGLYAFQSVSMALFNRNRTTEAQFLDNSLVLSALEVQKARMIDQQLHGVAAAKLNVPSGNYWAKDGELMIALATEDHYIEMAKVLAVPDLIEDPRFEDFGARAENDAAVRELVQGRIEMETVAYWVEKLGAAGLICNKVNSLQEAMADPVMMESGLLRSVTQHAMGTLKLPALPLTGGAELDAPDLGEQSAAIRAELQS, via the coding sequence ATGGCACTTTCCAAACAGAATAAAGCCGTCGATGGCCCGCTTTCGGGCTTACTGGTTGTGGATACCAGTCAGGGGATTGCGGGACCCTATTGTGCATCGCTGCTGGCCCAGTATGGCGCGCGGGTAATCAAGGTGGATCCGCCTCATGGGGACTGGGGCCGGAATGTAGGGCGGAAATACGGAACCTCATCGGTTTATTCTGTGGCCTTCAACCGGGGAAAAGAAGGCCTGATGCTAGATCTGAAAAAACCGGATGATATGGATGTGCTGTATCAGATGGTGGGAGAGGCCGACATCTTTCTGGAAAGCTCCCGCCCCGGGGTGGCTGATAAAATTGGCATTGGGTTTGAGAAGCTGAAAAGCCTCAAATCCGATCTGATTTATCTGTCCGTTAGTGGGTTTGGCCAGAAAGGCGCCTATTCAAAACGCCCATGTACGGATAGCGCTGCCCAAGCCTATAGCGGGTTTATGGCAGGGAATGTGGGCGTTGATGGCATAGCCCACAAATTTGATATTCCGATCATCGATATTCTGACCGGCCTTTATGCCTTTCAGTCAGTGAGCATGGCACTCTTTAACCGGAACCGTACAACTGAAGCGCAATTTTTGGACAATTCACTGGTTCTGTCCGCGCTGGAAGTGCAGAAGGCCAGAATGATTGATCAGCAGTTGCACGGTGTTGCAGCGGCCAAGCTGAACGTGCCCTCCGGGAACTATTGGGCCAAGGATGGTGAATTGATGATTGCACTGGCCACCGAAGATCATTACATCGAAATGGCAAAGGTTTTGGCCGTTCCCGATTTGATCGAGGATCCCCGGTTTGAAGATTTTGGAGCCCGGGCGGAGAATGATGCCGCTGTTCGGGAGCTGGTTCAGGGCCGGATCGAAATGGAAACGGTTGCCTATTGGGTGGAAAAGCTGGGAGCTGCGGGCCTGATCTGTAACAAGGTCAATAGCTTGCAAGAGGCCATGGCAGATCCTGTGATGATGGAAAGCGGCTTGCTTCGCTCCGTCACGCAGCATGCGATGGGGACCTTGAAGCTGCCGGCCTTGCCACTGACCGGTGGCGCTGAATTGGATGCCCCGGACCTTGGGGAACAGAGTGCAGCAATCCGGGCGGAGCTGCAGAGTTAG
- the badI gene encoding 2-ketocyclohexanecarboxyl-CoA hydrolase, protein MSYEDILYEEKNGAAWITINREDKYNAFRGQTVEEMIDAMNKAAWNKEIGVIVLAGAGEKAFCTGGDQSAHDGQYDGRGIIGLPIDELQSLIRDVPKPVIARVQGFAIGGGNVLATLCDFTIASEKAQFGQVGPKVGSVDPGFGTAYLARIVGEKKAREMWYLCRRYSAAEAEKMGLVNTVVPHEELDAEVERWCAEIMDKSPTAISIAKKSFNLDSENIRAISAMGMQALSLYYDTDESREGVQAFNEKRKPDFRKHVK, encoded by the coding sequence ATGTCATACGAAGATATTTTATACGAAGAGAAAAACGGCGCCGCCTGGATCACCATTAACCGGGAAGACAAATACAACGCCTTTCGTGGTCAGACGGTTGAGGAAATGATCGATGCCATGAACAAGGCCGCCTGGAATAAGGAAATCGGGGTGATTGTTCTGGCCGGTGCGGGTGAAAAAGCCTTCTGCACAGGGGGCGATCAGTCTGCCCATGATGGCCAGTATGATGGCCGCGGGATCATTGGCCTGCCGATCGATGAGCTGCAAAGCCTGATCCGCGATGTGCCAAAGCCGGTGATCGCCCGCGTGCAAGGGTTTGCCATTGGTGGCGGCAATGTGCTGGCGACCCTGTGTGATTTCACAATCGCATCTGAAAAAGCGCAGTTTGGTCAGGTGGGTCCGAAAGTGGGATCTGTCGATCCTGGATTTGGAACGGCATATCTGGCGCGGATTGTCGGCGAGAAAAAAGCGCGGGAGATGTGGTATCTCTGCCGTCGCTACAGTGCTGCAGAAGCCGAAAAAATGGGCCTTGTAAACACAGTTGTTCCGCATGAGGAGCTGGATGCCGAGGTGGAGCGCTGGTGCGCAGAGATTATGGACAAAAGCCCAACCGCTATCTCCATCGCCAAGAAATCCTTTAACCTGGACAGTGAAAATATTCGGGCGATTTCGGCTATGGGAATGCAGGCGCTCAGCCTCTATTACGATACTGATGAATCCCGTGAAGGTGTTCAGGCGTTCAATGAAAAACGCAAACCTGATTTTCGCAAGCATGTGAAGTGA
- a CDS encoding glucose 1-dehydrogenase: protein MRGLEGKKVIVTGGGGGLGTAICKRLSEAGCTVGVFDLNGDAAQKTADQLSSAGAYAVDISDFDAVKKGVAEFEETFGPTDVLVNNAGWDKVGNFLDTDKALWEKIVGINLWGPLHMTHAVASGMSERGTGKIITIASDAARVGSSGEGVYSACKGGMVAFSKTLARELARKNINVNVICPGPSDTAILNDFVGEGEMGQKIYEGLKRAIPFKRLGQPEDFGGIVAFLASEESNYITGQVISVSGGLTMAG from the coding sequence ATGAGAGGACTTGAAGGTAAAAAAGTGATCGTCACCGGCGGCGGCGGTGGACTTGGGACCGCTATTTGTAAACGGCTGAGTGAGGCGGGGTGTACTGTCGGTGTGTTTGACCTGAACGGCGATGCGGCCCAGAAAACAGCTGACCAGCTATCAAGCGCTGGTGCTTATGCAGTCGATATTTCGGACTTTGATGCGGTCAAGAAAGGTGTCGCGGAATTTGAAGAGACCTTTGGCCCGACAGATGTGCTGGTGAATAACGCTGGCTGGGACAAGGTTGGTAATTTCCTTGATACAGACAAGGCGCTTTGGGAGAAAATCGTCGGGATCAATCTTTGGGGTCCCTTGCATATGACCCATGCGGTCGCGAGCGGTATGTCCGAGCGGGGCACGGGCAAGATCATCACCATTGCTTCGGACGCAGCGCGGGTTGGCTCCAGCGGGGAAGGGGTTTACTCCGCCTGTAAGGGGGGCATGGTTGCCTTTTCCAAGACACTGGCGCGCGAACTGGCCCGCAAGAATATCAATGTGAATGTAATCTGTCCGGGACCTAGCGATACAGCGATCCTCAATGACTTTGTTGGTGAGGGTGAAATGGGCCAGAAGATTTATGAAGGCCTGAAACGGGCAATCCCGTTTAAACGCTTGGGTCAGCCAGAGGATTTTGGCGGCATTGTTGCCTTTTTGGCGAGTGAGGAATCTAATTACATTACCGGGCAGGTCATCAGCGTCTCCGGTGGCCTGACAATGGCCGGATAA